From Methanosarcina lacustris Z-7289, one genomic window encodes:
- a CDS encoding 6-hydroxymethylpterin diphosphokinase MptE-like protein: MIYTDFTAWEPIYERILEDFGFDRTGDEEAAQFLSQKLTEKNTVNLSELKDAVSGKPVLVCGNAPGFRNELSKIDLSAFVIIAADGAAAVLMDVDRVPEVICTDLDGNSEADIEKEILACSRGSIVLIHAHGDNMDKLEKYVSRFRRFIATTQARPFDSVYNFGGFSDGDRCVFVAKEFGAKSVRLAGFYFEDPLVNPIKKKKLNWAKELIGMSGIWG, translated from the coding sequence GTGATTTATACGGATTTTACTGCCTGGGAGCCTATCTATGAACGAATTCTTGAGGACTTCGGGTTCGACCGTACAGGTGATGAAGAGGCAGCCCAATTCCTTTCCCAAAAGCTGACTGAGAAAAACACTGTGAACCTTTCCGAACTCAAAGATGCGGTCTCAGGAAAGCCTGTCCTGGTCTGCGGAAATGCTCCCGGATTCAGAAACGAGCTTTCGAAAATCGACCTTTCTGCTTTTGTGATTATTGCAGCCGATGGAGCCGCCGCTGTCCTTATGGACGTGGACCGCGTGCCTGAAGTCATCTGTACCGACCTTGACGGCAATTCCGAAGCTGACATCGAAAAAGAGATCCTTGCCTGTTCAAGGGGCTCAATAGTCCTTATCCACGCTCACGGGGACAACATGGATAAGCTGGAAAAATACGTTTCCCGATTCAGACGCTTTATTGCAACTACCCAGGCCAGGCCTTTTGATAGCGTATACAACTTCGGCGGGTTCAGTGATGGGGACCGCTGCGTTTTTGTTGCAAAGGAATTTGGGGCTAAGAGCGTCAGGCTCGCAGGATTTTACTTTGAAGATCCCTTAGTGAATCCGATTAAGAAAAAGAAGCTGAATTGGGCGAAAGAATTAATCGGGATGTCAGGGATTTGGGGCTAA
- the ileS gene encoding isoleucine--tRNA ligase → MIKEITAKYNAEQIETKVTQFWEDSDAYRKTREHRKTGKRLFFVDGPPYTTGHIHLGTAWNKIIKDSILRYYSMNNRNILERPGWDMHGLPIEVKVEGLLGFKSKKDIESFGVENFIEKCKEFALTQKKAMTEQFQKLGVWMQWEEPYMTLKDDYIEAAWWTLKQAQEKDLLDVGKRVVNWCPRCETAIADSEVEYADRTDPSIYVKFKVKGEENTFIVIWTTTPWTIPSNIAVAVHPSFEYAKFRAVRQDGKEEILIAATTLIENVIRKGRYTNYEILETMLGEDVAGLEYESPLADLIPRQAEFKHNVYEAEYVTAENTGCVHIAPGHGMDDFNVGVKNNLPIFCPVGPNGSYTEEAGKYAGMNIREANPIVIEDLKARNRLLAEGTVTHRYGHCWRCKTPIIYLATEQWFLKITEIKDKMLEEIDAVDWYPDWAGSARFRTWVEGARDWCISRQRYWGIPIPVWKCRKCGKLEVIGTKAELLEKAGIENDIELHRPYVDKVTIPCECGGEKKRVEDVFDVWFDSAVASWATLKYPQTQDQFDEWWPADFITEGHDQTRGWFYSQLGASMVGFGRAPYKSVLMHGFTLDAGGKKMSKSLGNVISPLDIIDRFGADTLRAYVLSASAPWDDLKFNLEEIETVHRSINILWNVFRFPLPYMALDKFDPMKVSLDSVKDALREEDRWILSRAQSVVKAVDEAMSGYLLHKAVREILEFALEDLSRWYIQLIRPRTWTEADDPDKLAAYCVLYEVYVTITKLISPFMPYLAEEMYQNLIRNVDPKANESVHMSDWPKVNETYLDPELEAAMSTARSIVEAASNARQKAGRKLRWPISRIVVSPESEAAAKAVDRLRSVLMDQTNSKAIVLTDVGQSWDELGLEVIPDPGKIGPVFKKDAGKVIPALQKVEGFALKKAFAENGEFELLLADGTTVTVTPGMANYKETLPEGTASAESDAGLVYVDANLTPELEAEGYSREVIRRLQDMRKELDLIVDENIRASVRIEDERVLTFVETLKVMIAEEVRADVFDIGSGIEVSGTLVKDWDVEGIAMKMGIAKK, encoded by the coding sequence ATGATAAAGGAAATCACTGCCAAATACAATGCAGAACAAATAGAAACAAAAGTAACGCAGTTCTGGGAAGACAGCGATGCCTACCGGAAAACCCGGGAGCACCGCAAGACCGGAAAAAGGCTTTTTTTTGTTGACGGCCCCCCGTACACTACAGGACATATCCACCTGGGGACTGCCTGGAATAAGATCATTAAAGATTCTATTCTCCGCTATTACTCCATGAATAACCGCAACATCCTTGAGCGCCCTGGCTGGGATATGCACGGCCTGCCTATTGAGGTTAAGGTAGAAGGTTTGCTCGGTTTCAAGTCCAAGAAGGATATCGAGAGCTTCGGAGTAGAGAATTTCATTGAAAAATGCAAGGAATTTGCTCTCACACAGAAAAAGGCAATGACCGAGCAGTTCCAGAAGCTTGGGGTCTGGATGCAGTGGGAAGAACCCTATATGACCCTAAAAGATGACTACATCGAGGCTGCCTGGTGGACCCTCAAACAGGCTCAGGAAAAGGACCTGCTTGACGTGGGCAAGCGTGTAGTCAACTGGTGTCCCCGGTGTGAAACCGCGATTGCCGACTCCGAAGTAGAGTACGCGGACAGGACCGATCCGTCCATCTATGTCAAATTCAAGGTCAAGGGAGAGGAAAACACCTTCATAGTGATCTGGACTACAACCCCCTGGACCATCCCCTCGAACATCGCCGTTGCGGTCCACCCGTCCTTCGAATATGCGAAGTTCAGGGCAGTTCGCCAGGACGGAAAGGAAGAAATCCTGATCGCAGCCACAACCCTCATTGAGAACGTGATCCGGAAGGGCAGGTACACGAACTACGAAATCCTTGAGACCATGCTCGGGGAAGACGTCGCAGGCCTGGAATACGAGAGCCCCCTTGCGGACCTTATCCCACGCCAGGCTGAATTCAAGCACAATGTCTACGAGGCCGAATACGTAACCGCAGAAAACACCGGCTGTGTGCACATTGCCCCGGGGCACGGGATGGACGACTTTAATGTCGGAGTCAAAAACAACCTGCCGATTTTCTGTCCTGTAGGTCCGAACGGTTCCTACACCGAGGAAGCCGGCAAGTATGCAGGCATGAATATAAGGGAAGCAAACCCCATCGTCATTGAAGACCTCAAAGCCCGCAACAGACTCCTTGCCGAAGGGACAGTCACGCACAGGTACGGGCACTGCTGGCGCTGTAAGACTCCTATCATCTACCTTGCAACCGAACAGTGGTTCCTCAAGATTACCGAGATCAAGGATAAAATGCTCGAGGAAATCGATGCTGTTGACTGGTACCCTGACTGGGCAGGTTCAGCCCGCTTCAGGACCTGGGTGGAAGGCGCAAGGGACTGGTGTATCTCCAGGCAGCGCTACTGGGGAATTCCTATCCCTGTCTGGAAATGTAGAAAGTGCGGAAAGCTTGAGGTAATAGGGACAAAAGCCGAACTACTGGAAAAGGCTGGAATAGAAAACGATATCGAACTGCACCGCCCCTATGTGGACAAAGTCACCATCCCGTGCGAGTGCGGAGGGGAGAAAAAGCGTGTAGAAGACGTTTTTGATGTCTGGTTTGACTCGGCTGTTGCTTCCTGGGCAACCCTGAAGTATCCGCAGACGCAGGATCAATTTGACGAATGGTGGCCTGCCGACTTCATTACCGAAGGGCATGACCAGACCCGCGGCTGGTTCTATTCCCAGCTCGGAGCAAGCATGGTTGGCTTTGGACGGGCGCCTTATAAGAGTGTGCTCATGCACGGCTTTACTCTTGACGCCGGCGGAAAGAAGATGTCAAAGAGCCTTGGAAATGTAATTTCCCCGCTGGACATCATCGACAGGTTCGGGGCAGATACCCTGCGTGCCTACGTGCTTTCCGCAAGTGCACCCTGGGATGACCTGAAGTTCAACTTAGAAGAAATAGAAACTGTCCACCGCTCAATTAACATCCTCTGGAACGTTTTCAGATTCCCGCTTCCGTATATGGCGCTTGACAAATTTGACCCGATGAAGGTCAGCCTGGACTCTGTAAAAGACGCCCTGCGGGAAGAAGACAGGTGGATTCTTTCAAGAGCCCAGTCCGTGGTAAAAGCTGTAGATGAAGCCATGAGCGGGTACCTGCTGCATAAAGCAGTCCGTGAGATCCTGGAGTTTGCCCTCGAAGACCTCTCGCGCTGGTATATCCAGCTTATCCGCCCAAGGACCTGGACCGAAGCTGATGACCCGGACAAGCTTGCAGCTTACTGTGTGCTTTACGAGGTCTACGTAACCATCACAAAACTGATCTCCCCCTTCATGCCTTACCTGGCTGAGGAGATGTACCAGAACCTGATCCGGAACGTGGACCCAAAAGCTAACGAATCCGTGCACATGAGCGACTGGCCGAAGGTTAACGAGACCTATCTTGACCCTGAGCTTGAAGCAGCCATGAGTACTGCCCGTTCCATCGTGGAAGCTGCCTCAAACGCTCGCCAGAAGGCAGGAAGAAAACTCAGGTGGCCCATATCCAGAATTGTTGTCTCCCCTGAAAGCGAGGCAGCAGCAAAGGCAGTTGACAGGCTGCGTTCCGTACTTATGGACCAGACCAATTCCAAAGCCATTGTGCTTACCGATGTTGGCCAGAGCTGGGACGAACTCGGGCTTGAGGTTATCCCTGACCCGGGAAAGATCGGGCCTGTCTTCAAGAAGGATGCCGGAAAAGTTATCCCTGCCCTGCAGAAAGTCGAGGGTTTTGCTTTAAAGAAAGCCTTTGCCGAAAACGGGGAATTCGAGCTCCTCCTTGCCGACGGGACCACTGTCACAGTCACTCCGGGTATGGCAAACTACAAAGAAACTCTGCCCGAAGGCACAGCCAGTGCAGAGTCCGATGCAGGCCTTGTTTATGTGGATGCGAACCTTACTCCTGAACTCGAAGCTGAAGGATACTCAAGGGAAGTCATCCGCAGGCTGCAGGACATGCGGAAGGAACTCGACCTTATTGTGGACGAAAACATCCGTGCCTCTGTCCGGATCGAGGACGAAAGGGTCTTAACGTTTGTTGAAACCCTGAAAGTCATGATTGCAGAAGAGGTTAGAGCCGATGTCTTTGACATAGGCAGCGGTATTGAGGTTTCCGGAACCCTTGTAAAGGACTGGGATGTCGAAGGCATTGCCATGAAGATGGGGATTGCAAAGAAATAA
- a CDS encoding MM0924 family protein yields the protein MKQEFIEKYYMGKDVEIDIGGATTYRGVVAECKDGVLSLKWTIKEEGYTHIDIERIAAMWRTLK from the coding sequence GTGAAACAGGAATTCATTGAAAAGTACTACATGGGCAAAGACGTCGAAATTGATATTGGAGGAGCTACCACATACAGGGGAGTTGTTGCAGAATGTAAGGACGGAGTCCTGAGCCTTAAATGGACCATAAAAGAAGAAGGCTACACGCATATTGATATAGAGAGAATTGCTGCAATGTGGAGAACTCTGAAGTAA
- a CDS encoding DUF7544 domain-containing protein has protein sequence MSWYGIDAIDKALSRTKTALFEPFDFWKWIKLAIIIFLLGGIGANYGGSGTNSRMGSEDFVNTFPNIEPGRMPDFLSGVSWIGFDHIQPIAPLAIIAAIIAFLFLLALIFSYISSVMEFVFVEALVKNEVHFWAYSKKFLGKGFNLLLIRLALGLVFLVLFILALLPFIPVFLKESPDFALPAIIGGVFWFFGVIIMLALLGAVVSSFLSLAIPLAIYRESGILSAFRMIYRNFRKSWKEVLVYWIIRFLLGIGIIILAVVLFGLLILALGIVSLIIDGILYFLFSTFVSESMRWILLIPFVLVELLLLFITLMLLSVPLAVFLKYHLLSFLETWFADANIPFFDKLSGEPETGFEAELSASEQNTSEQSALEPDVAEQNTSEQNTSEQSASEPDVAEQDVAEQDVAEQDVAEQGELEKNRSDPDRSGPAF, from the coding sequence ATGAGCTGGTATGGAATAGATGCAATAGATAAGGCTCTTTCAAGGACAAAAACTGCTCTTTTCGAGCCTTTTGATTTCTGGAAATGGATAAAACTCGCAATCATCATCTTTTTGCTGGGTGGTATCGGGGCCAATTACGGAGGCTCGGGCACCAATTCTCGCATGGGCTCCGAAGATTTCGTAAACACTTTTCCGAACATCGAACCGGGCAGGATGCCTGACTTTCTTTCTGGCGTATCTTGGATTGGCTTTGACCATATTCAGCCTATAGCACCCCTGGCAATTATAGCTGCAATAATAGCCTTTCTTTTTCTTTTAGCTTTGATTTTTTCCTACATCTCCAGTGTCATGGAGTTTGTTTTTGTAGAAGCCCTGGTAAAGAATGAGGTCCATTTCTGGGCATATTCAAAAAAATTCCTGGGAAAGGGGTTCAACCTCCTGCTAATACGTTTAGCCCTGGGACTTGTTTTTCTCGTACTCTTTATACTGGCTTTGCTGCCTTTTATCCCGGTATTCCTCAAAGAGTCCCCGGATTTTGCCCTTCCTGCTATCATAGGCGGAGTGTTCTGGTTTTTTGGCGTAATTATTATGCTTGCCCTGCTCGGGGCAGTCGTAAGCTCCTTCTTAAGCCTTGCAATTCCCCTTGCCATTTACAGAGAATCAGGAATTCTTTCGGCTTTCCGCATGATCTACAGGAATTTTAGAAAAAGCTGGAAAGAAGTCCTGGTTTACTGGATAATCAGATTCCTTCTGGGAATTGGAATAATCATCCTTGCAGTGGTCCTGTTTGGGTTGCTGATACTGGCGCTTGGTATTGTTTCCCTTATTATTGACGGGATCCTTTATTTCCTCTTCTCGACATTTGTGTCAGAATCCATGCGCTGGATACTCCTGATTCCTTTTGTCCTGGTAGAACTGCTGCTGCTCTTCATAACTCTGATGTTGCTGAGCGTGCCTCTTGCAGTTTTCCTGAAGTACCATCTCCTGAGTTTCCTTGAAACCTGGTTTGCCGACGCAAATATTCCTTTCTTCGATAAGCTTTCCGGGGAGCCGGAAACAGGGTTCGAGGCAGAATTGAGTGCATCGGAACAGAATACATCAGAACAGAGTGCATTGGAGCCAGATGTAGCAGAACAGAATACATCAGAACAGAATACATCAGAACAGAGTGCATCGGAACCAGATGTAGCAGAACAGGATGTAGCAGAACAGGATGTAGCAGAACAGGATGTAGCAGAACAGGGCGAATTGGAAAAAAACAGATCGGACCCAGATAGATCAGGACCGGCTTTCTGA
- a CDS encoding F0F1 ATP synthase subunit gamma → MSETTESLRKKIDRANELQSVVRTMKNLAASSIGQYEKSVSALSDYYRTVELGLEICFREIAPPAPAERTKRTKQKNADSISAVVFGSDQGLVGQFNDIVADYAVKKLAALPGKPQVWAVGERVYSRLEEADLPPIGLFTVPNSVKAITPLIGQILVENEKRHSLDENAELYLFYNRHKTRATYEPVSQRLLPLDENWQRDLVKLPWPTRNLPEVMGNSTETLRALIREYLFVSLFRACAESLASENTSRLVAMQRADKNIDELLEDLNGTFYRLRQSGIDEELFEVIAGFEALSRSRNPGHSEDFKHNDLTRAEGEK, encoded by the coding sequence ATGAGCGAAACCACGGAAAGTCTGCGAAAAAAGATTGATAGAGCAAACGAGCTTCAATCCGTCGTCCGCACGATGAAGAACCTGGCGGCTTCGAGCATAGGACAATACGAAAAATCAGTGAGTGCGTTGTCTGACTACTATCGCACAGTGGAACTGGGATTGGAAATCTGCTTTCGGGAAATTGCACCCCCTGCTCCTGCAGAGCGGACAAAGCGGACAAAGCAGAAGAATGCCGATTCTATTAGTGCGGTCGTGTTCGGTTCGGATCAGGGACTTGTGGGTCAGTTTAATGATATTGTAGCCGATTATGCGGTCAAGAAACTGGCAGCTTTGCCGGGCAAACCTCAGGTATGGGCTGTTGGTGAGCGTGTTTATTCGCGCCTGGAAGAGGCGGATCTGCCGCCGATTGGACTCTTCACAGTGCCAAATTCCGTCAAAGCCATTACTCCGCTTATAGGGCAGATTCTTGTGGAAAACGAAAAACGCCACAGTCTGGACGAGAATGCTGAACTTTATCTCTTTTACAACCGCCACAAAACCAGAGCTACTTATGAGCCCGTCAGTCAGCGACTGCTGCCACTGGACGAAAACTGGCAGCGTGACCTGGTCAAACTTCCCTGGCCAACCAGGAACTTGCCTGAGGTAATGGGCAATAGCACCGAGACATTGAGGGCACTCATCCGCGAATATCTTTTCGTTTCGCTTTTCCGGGCATGTGCTGAATCCCTTGCGAGTGAAAATACAAGTCGTCTGGTAGCGATGCAGCGCGCCGACAAGAACATCGATGAATTGCTGGAGGACCTCAATGGAACATTCTACCGTTTACGCCAGAGTGGCATCGATGAAGAACTGTTTGAAGTCATCGCCGGTTTTGAAGCGCTGTCCAGATCTCGCAACCCTGGTCACAGTGAAGATTTCAAGCATAATGATTTGACCCGTGCAGAAGGTGAGAAATAA
- a CDS encoding alternate F1F0 ATPase, F1 subunit alpha — MEPESLKDVFDNAFNEISQVRESSTPKLTPREVGTIMTVSTDIATVSGLPGVGYEELVKFPGEVFGIAFNLDEKEIGVVLLGEYSHLHAGDEVERTGGVMDVVVGDELLGRVIDPLGRPLDGKGPVVSGKRLPIERPSAHIMDRAPVKVPLQTGIKVIDALIPIGRGQRELILGDRQTGKTAIAIDTILNQRDYNVLCVYCAIGQRASAVAKTVATLREKGAMEYTVVVVTEGNDPSGLTYIAPYAATSIAEYFMESGRDVLIVYDDLTNHARAYRELSLLLRRPPGREAYPGDIFYIHSRLLERATHLLKELGGGSLTALPIIETEAQNISAYIPTNLISITDGQIYLSPSLFELGVLPAVDVGKSVSRVGGKAQLAVYRGVAGDLKLAYSQFEELEAFTRFGARLDENTHKIIEHGRRIRDILNQPEFSPVPVPEQIFILLALDAKLFDSVPLARMAEAEHSLREAVKDIPTEVRERFNADAELSDKDRETILKIARRALESFRPESKTEVKSAGK; from the coding sequence ATGGAACCTGAAAGTCTAAAGGATGTTTTTGATAACGCTTTTAACGAAATAAGCCAGGTGCGTGAATCATCCACTCCGAAGCTCACTCCGCGGGAGGTGGGCACTATCATGACAGTCTCCACAGACATCGCCACTGTCTCCGGCCTTCCCGGTGTGGGTTACGAGGAGCTGGTAAAGTTTCCCGGCGAGGTGTTCGGGATCGCGTTTAACCTGGATGAAAAAGAAATCGGCGTCGTTTTACTGGGCGAATACTCACATCTGCATGCGGGAGATGAAGTAGAACGAACAGGTGGGGTTATGGACGTGGTTGTAGGGGATGAATTGCTCGGGCGCGTCATCGACCCTCTCGGTCGGCCACTGGATGGCAAAGGACCGGTAGTCTCCGGCAAGCGTTTGCCTATCGAACGCCCCAGTGCGCACATTATGGACCGTGCTCCGGTTAAAGTGCCTCTCCAGACCGGCATCAAAGTTATCGATGCGTTAATACCAATTGGGCGTGGCCAACGAGAGTTAATTCTGGGAGACCGCCAGACTGGCAAAACTGCAATTGCGATCGATACCATTCTTAACCAGCGCGATTACAATGTCCTGTGCGTTTATTGTGCCATAGGCCAGCGTGCATCAGCAGTTGCTAAGACAGTAGCAACCTTGCGAGAAAAGGGCGCAATGGAGTATACCGTTGTCGTCGTGACTGAAGGTAATGATCCGTCCGGTCTGACCTATATTGCTCCTTACGCTGCAACCAGCATTGCAGAGTATTTTATGGAATCGGGCCGGGATGTGCTGATTGTTTACGACGATTTAACCAATCATGCGCGTGCCTATCGCGAACTCTCCCTCCTGCTTCGCCGTCCTCCGGGGCGCGAAGCATATCCCGGGGATATCTTTTATATTCACTCACGGTTACTGGAGCGTGCAACCCACCTGCTCAAGGAACTTGGGGGTGGCTCGCTTACTGCCCTTCCGATTATCGAAACCGAAGCCCAGAACATTTCCGCTTATATTCCAACTAACCTGATTTCTATCACAGACGGGCAGATCTATCTTTCACCCTCACTTTTCGAATTGGGAGTTTTGCCTGCAGTTGATGTCGGCAAATCCGTATCTCGTGTAGGCGGTAAAGCCCAACTTGCTGTCTACCGCGGGGTGGCTGGGGACCTGAAGCTCGCCTACTCACAGTTTGAAGAACTCGAAGCATTTACCCGGTTTGGAGCCAGGCTGGACGAAAATACCCACAAGATTATCGAGCATGGAAGGCGGATCCGCGACATTCTTAATCAACCGGAATTTTCTCCTGTGCCCGTACCTGAACAAATCTTCATTCTGCTTGCGCTGGACGCTAAACTCTTTGACAGTGTGCCGCTTGCCCGGATGGCAGAAGCTGAGCATTCCCTGCGTGAGGCAGTAAAAGATATCCCAACAGAGGTGCGCGAACGGTTCAATGCCGATGCGGAATTGAGCGATAAGGACCGGGAAACAATTCTCAAGATTGCACGCAGAGCACTGGAAAGCTTCCGGCCCGAGTCCAAAACCGAAGTCAAATCCGCGGGAAAATAA
- a CDS encoding F0F1 ATP synthase subunit B family protein, translating to MLIDWFTVIAQVLNFLILVWLLKRFLYKPILNAVDAREKKVADELADADAKEAEAQKEKEDFRRKNEEFDQQHTVLLSRAKDDAKAERQRLLEEARQEASDLRSKQQETLRNDKQNLNQAISRRAQQEVFAIARKVLQDLAGTSLEEHTVDAFAQRLLKLEGTEKEQLASALGASSNPVLVRTAFELPKAQRDLVQKTIKETLGIEIQARFETVPDLVSGIELTANGQKVAWSIADYLSSLEKSVDELLKEQPKSEAKSEAKTEPELKSDEPESKTEPDAKARSESTDESATEQGSENKKEFNPELKPK from the coding sequence ATGTTGATCGATTGGTTTACCGTCATTGCACAGGTGCTCAACTTCCTCATACTGGTGTGGTTGCTGAAGCGCTTCCTTTACAAACCTATTCTCAATGCCGTCGACGCGCGTGAGAAAAAGGTGGCAGATGAACTTGCTGATGCCGATGCTAAAGAGGCAGAAGCGCAAAAAGAGAAAGAAGATTTCAGGCGTAAGAACGAGGAGTTCGACCAGCAACATACTGTGCTCTTGAGCAGGGCAAAAGATGATGCAAAAGCCGAACGTCAGCGGCTTCTCGAAGAAGCCCGACAGGAAGCCTCCGATTTAAGATCAAAACAGCAGGAAACGTTACGAAATGACAAACAGAATTTAAATCAGGCAATCAGCCGGCGGGCTCAACAGGAAGTCTTTGCCATTGCCCGAAAAGTGCTGCAGGATCTGGCTGGAACGAGTCTGGAAGAGCACACAGTTGATGCGTTTGCTCAAAGGCTGCTCAAACTGGAAGGTACAGAGAAGGAACAGCTGGCCTCTGCGCTTGGTGCGTCTTCAAACCCGGTGCTCGTTCGTACTGCCTTCGAGCTTCCAAAGGCACAGCGTGACCTGGTCCAAAAGACGATTAAAGAAACGCTTGGTATCGAGATTCAAGCCAGGTTCGAGACAGTGCCAGACCTGGTCAGCGGTATTGAGTTAACCGCAAATGGACAAAAAGTGGCGTGGAGCATCGCGGATTATCTCTCATCGCTGGAAAAAAGCGTAGATGAGCTCCTGAAAGAGCAGCCCAAAAGTGAAGCCAAAAGTGAAGCCAAAACTGAACCTGAACTTAAATCTGATGAACCTGAGTCGAAAACCGAACCTGACGCCAAAGCCAGATCTGAGTCAACTGATGAATCCGCGACTGAACAGGGATCTGAGAATAAAAAAGAGTTCAATCCCGAACTAAAGCCAAAATAA
- a CDS encoding F0F1 ATP synthase subunit C, whose amino-acid sequence MKIEITTLTTEGNTMALDIYTTTIAVASIATSGITIGIGVIGPAIGEGRAVATALSSLAQQPDASATITRTLFVGLAMIESLSIYCFVVSMILIFANPFWSKAIA is encoded by the coding sequence ATGAAAATTGAAATAACAACTCTAACAACAGAAGGAAACACTATGGCTCTGGATATTTATACGACTACAATCGCGGTGGCATCAATTGCCACCTCTGGCATCACTATAGGCATTGGAGTTATCGGACCCGCAATTGGGGAAGGGCGGGCTGTTGCAACGGCGCTGAGTTCGTTAGCACAGCAACCCGACGCTTCTGCGACTATTACCCGGACCCTGTTCGTGGGCCTGGCTATGATCGAGTCCCTGTCTATCTATTGTTTCGTGGTTTCGATGATTCTGATCTTTGCCAACCCGTTCTGGAGTAAAGCAATTGCCTGA
- a CDS encoding F0F1 ATP synthase subunit A — translation MRLSPDELVFWQYGFIKLNATIVYTWGLMLVMVIGSKIVTSKLSTDLKRSRWQNILEIIVLGILNQIEDVGLNRPQKYLGFLGTLFLFIAISNLSIIFPGYEPPTGSLSTTAALALCVFVAVPIFGIEEQGLVSYLKSYTEPTVIMLPFNIISEISRTMALAIRLFGNIMSGSMIVGILLTITPFIFPIIMTALGLLIGMVQAYIFSILATVYITAATRTGKSKSETG, via the coding sequence ATGCGACTTAGTCCTGATGAACTGGTTTTTTGGCAGTACGGTTTTATCAAGCTCAATGCTACAATTGTGTACACCTGGGGACTAATGCTGGTAATGGTAATCGGTTCAAAAATCGTTACAAGCAAACTTTCCACTGATCTGAAACGTTCCCGCTGGCAGAATATTCTGGAAATCATTGTCCTGGGCATTTTAAACCAAATTGAAGATGTTGGCCTGAATCGACCGCAGAAGTACCTGGGCTTTCTGGGCACGCTCTTTCTGTTCATCGCCATATCCAACCTCTCTATCATCTTCCCGGGTTATGAACCTCCAACGGGTTCTCTCTCAACCACGGCTGCGCTTGCACTATGCGTATTTGTGGCCGTGCCAATTTTCGGCATAGAAGAGCAGGGGCTTGTGAGCTATCTCAAGTCGTACACGGAGCCGACGGTCATCATGCTTCCGTTTAATATTATCAGTGAAATATCCCGCACGATGGCTTTGGCAATCCGGCTGTTCGGGAACATTATGAGCGGGTCTATGATTGTCGGCATACTGCTGACAATAACGCCATTCATCTTTCCGATAATTATGACAGCTCTCGGCCTGCTAATTGGCATGGTGCAGGCCTATATCTTCAGTATTCTGGCTACGGTTTACATTACTGCAGCCACGCGAACCGGCAAGTCCAAAAGTGAAACCGGATAA
- a CDS encoding N-ATPase subunit AtpR, whose product MITINEVLNLISALVAGFLLGTFFFGGLWWTVQKGLSSKQPALLFFGSLLLRTGTAVAGFYFASGGHWERLLMCLLGFFIMRRIVLRLTRLPEEDPNQLTKEAGHAT is encoded by the coding sequence ATGATAACAATAAATGAAGTTTTGAATCTCATCTCGGCGCTGGTAGCTGGCTTTTTGCTCGGAACTTTTTTCTTCGGCGGCCTCTGGTGGACAGTTCAGAAGGGACTTTCGTCTAAGCAACCGGCACTTTTGTTCTTCGGCAGCCTGCTGCTGCGGACTGGCACTGCTGTGGCTGGATTTTATTTTGCCTCGGGCGGCCATTGGGAGAGGCTGCTCATGTGCTTACTTGGATTTTTCATTATGCGCCGTATCGTTCTCAGACTAACCAGACTCCCGGAGGAAGACCCGAATCAATTGACAAAGGAGGCAGGTCATGCGACTTAG
- a CDS encoding AtpZ/AtpI family protein yields the protein MADRPTDKPPKDEHPLARQVGTKAERKLRAQRNVNRTVWLGLGMMGLIGWSVAIPTLLGAALGLWLDRQYPVSFSWTLMLLIIGLIVGCLNAWHWIAREHEEMQVEQDDNNK from the coding sequence ATGGCTGACAGACCGACAGATAAACCCCCGAAGGACGAGCATCCCCTGGCCCGTCAGGTTGGGACAAAAGCTGAACGCAAACTCAGAGCCCAACGTAATGTGAATCGGACTGTCTGGCTTGGTTTAGGCATGATGGGGCTTATCGGCTGGTCGGTGGCAATTCCAACCTTGCTTGGTGCAGCCCTTGGGCTCTGGCTGGACAGGCAATATCCAGTGAGTTTTTCCTGGACTCTCATGCTGCTGATTATCGGCCTGATTGTCGGCTGTTTGAATGCATGGCATTGGATAGCCAGGGAGCATGAGGAAATGCAGGTGGAACAGGATGATAACAATAAATGA